GTGGATAAATCGTTACGAGTGCGTTTGGATCCCATATTTCCGCGATTTCTCGGCTTCGTCTGTGGCGGCGATGTGACACTCCTGAGACGCTGCCGCCGCGCGGTCAACATTCTCGTTGCGGCGCGGCACGAACTTTGGTCCATTTACGGTGGGGAACGGAGGCGTTGGTTAAGCGGCCTGTAAGAGTTTCGGCCGCATAGACTCCGACGGGTAGAAGGAGCGGGAAGATGGCGACCAATACGAAGCCGGCTCACGGGGCGTTGACGCTGGTCGAAATGAAGGAATTTGCGGGCTTTTCCGCCGCGACGCAGCGTTACATTCGCCGCGCTCTCGACATCGGCCTTGGCCGCCGCGACGCGATCCGCCGCTGGTCGCGCGATGTCGGCGAAGCCGCCAGCATTCGTGCGCAGGAGCGCATGTATCGCCGGCTGGAGCAGATTCGCGAGCATGTGCCGGACGATAGCGGCCTCGATGAGATGGAGCCGTTGATGGGGCCGCTGATCACGATCACCGCCTTCGATCTCGGGCAGGATCGTCTTCCGGACTTCGCATCCTATCGCTTTCTCTACGAGCGCCTGATCGGCGCTGCGGTTCGCCCTTGGCTGCCGGGCGCCTTCTGCGCCGCCGCGGCGCTGCCGCACCTCCATCCCGAACGGCGCCGGACCCTGCTGCAGTCGATCAGCGAAGCCGCCGCGACCGCCCCGGGCTGGTCGAACCGCGAGCCGGCGTTCCTGCCGGAGTGGGTCGACAAGATCGACGTCACCGTCGAGGGCTGAGGCCCGTTTGGATCCTGGTGGACACCTGAGGTCGGTTCCTGGAGTTCCGATCTGAGGCGACCCGGCTTCAAAGGTCAGAGACGAACGACAGGCGGCGGGGCTTCGGCTCCGCCGTTTTCGTGTAAGCCGGTGGCGCCCTGCCTTCCTACGATGTGCGATGGACAGCAAAAAGCCCGCTGCGGCACCAGGCCGCGCGGGCTTTTTCAAACGAGCAGGAAGCCTGCCCGCACAGCCATTACATACCGATGACGACCATCGAGACGTAAAGAATGCCGAAGGTCACGCCAGAAAGCGCGCCGGTAAGACGCTGAACCATTTCGATTTTCCTTGTTTTGGTGCAGTGCAGCATAACGGGTTCAGCAACAATGTCAACCAACTTAGTTGACATTCGTGTTTGTACGTAAGGCGCAGCCCATCGTCGCGGCGGAGAGACACCGCTCCAGACCCGCCGCATTCTGCGTGACATTGTCGCTGCAGGGCGGGCTAAAGAAAGCGCGTCAGCGCTTTGGCTTAGGGAAGATGATGCGGCTTCTGTTCGTGCACGACAATCGCTTCGAGCACGGCGCAGACGGCCATATCTACACGTCCGGAACGTTTCCGAGCGCCCTGTGGGAACGCTACCTGCGGCATTTCGACGAGGTGTGCGTGCTGGCGCGAAACGGGCGCAATAAAGGTGCGGCCGGGGCGGAAATCCGCGCGGACCGGGCGCGCGTCTTCTTCCAATTCGCTCCAAACATCGGCTCGCTATGGGGGGCGGCGTTCAACTGGAGGACGTCGCGCGCGCGCGTCCGGGCCGCCGTGGCACAGGCGAATGCCGTTGTTGCCCGGTTGCCGAGCGAGCTCGGCTTTCTTGCCGCAGCGGAGGCGGAGCGGCAGGGCAAGCCCTTGGCGGTCGAGCTTGCCGGCTGTGCCTGGGACGCAGCGATCAACCACGGCTCGCCGATCCTCAAGCTGTATGCGCCGATCTTCTTCCACCGGACGTGCCGCGCCGCCGCCCGCGCACCGCTGGTCGTCTACGTCACCTCCGAATTCCTGCAGAACCGATACCCGTCTTCACATCATCAGATCAGTTGTTCCGACGTTGAGATTGTGCCCTTGTCTGCGGAAGACCGCGGTCGCCGTGGCCGGCGTCTGGAAAGGCTGGCGCGAGGCGGATTGCCGCAGCTTGGCACGATCGCCAGCCTGTCCCCGTTCTACAAGGGCCTCCACCTCGCGATCGAAGCGATTGCCCAGCTGCGGGCCGAGGGCCTGCACTATCCATACGCCATCCTCGGGCCCGGCAATCCGGAGCCGTGGCGCGCGCTCGCCCGCTCGGCAGGGGTCGAGGATCTGGTTCGCTTCGACGGGACTCGCGAGCCGGGTGCGCCGGTCAGGGGTTGGCTCGACGACATCGATCTTCACCTCCAGCCGAGCCTCGCCGAAGGACTGCCGCGTGCAACGATCGAAGCCATGAGCCGCGGGGTCGCTTGCATCGGCTCCGACGTCGGCGGGATTCCCGAGCTGCTGCCAAGGGCGCAATTGCACCCCAGCGGCGACTCCCGCAGTCTCGCGGAGACGATCCGGCGGCTTGCGACTGCTCCCGATCTCGTGGCGAGCGCAGCCTGGTCGGGCGTCGAACAGGCACGGCTTTTCTGGCCCGAAATGCTGGAGCGGTGCCACGACGAGGCTTATGGGCGTCTGCGCGCAATGGCGGAAGCGCGCTCCGGCGGGTGCGGCAGGTAAAGTGCGGCAAGCTCCGCGATGCAGCGATCTAGCCCGAACCGTCCGCGTTCAAGTTCGTCAAGCCACGCTTCTGGCGCCGCCTCGGGAGGCGGCATACCCACCAGCCGCGCCATCGCCGCGCCCCAGATCGGCGCGGGCGCTCCGGGATCGAGCGTCTCACTCGCGCCCGGCACGACGAGCGCTTCCGCCGGTGTCGTGTCCGAGACGAGCAGCCGCGTTCCTGCCGCCTGCGCCTCGATGCAGACGATCCCCAGACCCTCGCTGAAGGATGGGAGAACGAACAGGTCGAACATCGCCATGAAGGCGGGAACGTCGTCGCTGGTGCCGGCGAAAAGCACGGAACTTCTTATTCCGAGCGTGTCGGCCAAGCTTTCGAGCGCCTCCTGAAGCGGCCCGGCACCGACCAGCACAAGATGCGCGTCCGGGCATTGCCCGCGGCAGATCGCGAACGCCCGAAGCAGCAAATCGTGATTTTTGACCGGGGAAAAGCGAGCAACGTTGCCGACAATGCGGGCATTTGGCGGCAGCGCCAACCGCCGGCGCAGCGCCGTACCGCGCTCTGCCGCGCCCCGAAACCGGCCGAAATCGAACCCATAGAAAAGGAGCGAGGCGCGGTCGCGGGAGCGCCAATGCGCGCCGGCGATCTCCGCCAGTGCGTCTTCGCTGATCCCGACCAGCCGCGTGGCGACGGCTTTGGCCAGAGGAATCGCCGCCAGACGCAGGAGCCGCCGGCTCAGAGGATAATCCTCTCCGCGACTTCGGGCGGAGTGGGAGTGCGCGATTCGGATCGGCACACCGGCGCGTTTCGCCGTCGTCAGCAGCAAGGCGGTAAACGGAGGATCGTCATGGGCGTGGACGGCAAGGAAAGGGCCGTCTTCGCGCAGGAAGCGGCTGAACTTGCCGAACCAGGCGACACGCCCGTTACGGAGCGGGATCTTGTGGATCGGAATACCAAGCCGCCGGGCTTCGCCCTCATAGGCGCCGGTCCGCGTTTCGGTGAGCAGAAGTTCATGGCGGACGTCGAAGCGATGCTGATGACGAACGATGTGCATCAGCCAGGTCTCGATGCCACCCCAGTGGAGGGAGCCGAGGACATGAAGGACCCGGGGGCGTCCGTCCATCAGTGAAGGGCCGTTTTCGAATCGAGTGCCTTGCGGGTCGTGCGCGCCATCCGCCAGTAGAAGCCTGGGTTGAGCAACTGGAGCAGCCGTGCCGGCTGGCGCCTTGCCCTGATCAGCCGGCGCCGCACCTCGGTAACGGCAAGGCCGACATGGTGCAGGATTGGGTAGGCCGCACCCAGAGCGTAGAAGCGAAGAATGCGCTTCTGCCGGGCTGGGGATATGTCGATCTCGGTCAGTGCCGTTCCGAACAGGGCGCGGAACAGCGTTTCGACATGGATCAGGCTGCTCCGCTCACCGGCACGCTCCAGCAGCTGAGCGACGGCGGACCACGAGACCGGCGCATCCGAGGCCTTGAGCGCGGCGAGATCGAGCAGCGCCTTGATCGGCACCAGCGCCATGTGCCGGCTGCGATCCCATGCG
The nucleotide sequence above comes from Sphingosinicella sp. BN140058. Encoded proteins:
- a CDS encoding glycosyltransferase — translated: MDGRPRVLHVLGSLHWGGIETWLMHIVRHQHRFDVRHELLLTETRTGAYEGEARRLGIPIHKIPLRNGRVAWFGKFSRFLREDGPFLAVHAHDDPPFTALLLTTAKRAGVPIRIAHSHSARSRGEDYPLSRRLLRLAAIPLAKAVATRLVGISEDALAEIAGAHWRSRDRASLLFYGFDFGRFRGAAERGTALRRRLALPPNARIVGNVARFSPVKNHDLLLRAFAICRGQCPDAHLVLVGAGPLQEALESLADTLGIRSSVLFAGTSDDVPAFMAMFDLFVLPSFSEGLGIVCIEAQAAGTRLLVSDTTPAEALVVPGASETLDPGAPAPIWGAAMARLVGMPPPEAAPEAWLDELERGRFGLDRCIAELAALYLPHPPERASAIARRRP
- a CDS encoding glycosyltransferase; protein product: MMRLLFVHDNRFEHGADGHIYTSGTFPSALWERYLRHFDEVCVLARNGRNKGAAGAEIRADRARVFFQFAPNIGSLWGAAFNWRTSRARVRAAVAQANAVVARLPSELGFLAAAEAERQGKPLAVELAGCAWDAAINHGSPILKLYAPIFFHRTCRAAARAPLVVYVTSEFLQNRYPSSHHQISCSDVEIVPLSAEDRGRRGRRLERLARGGLPQLGTIASLSPFYKGLHLAIEAIAQLRAEGLHYPYAILGPGNPEPWRALARSAGVEDLVRFDGTREPGAPVRGWLDDIDLHLQPSLAEGLPRATIEAMSRGVACIGSDVGGIPELLPRAQLHPSGDSRSLAETIRRLATAPDLVASAAWSGVEQARLFWPEMLERCHDEAYGRLRAMAEARSGGCGR